One window of the Eucalyptus grandis isolate ANBG69807.140 chromosome 6, ASM1654582v1, whole genome shotgun sequence genome contains the following:
- the LOC104430164 gene encoding serine hydroxymethyltransferase 3, chloroplastic: MQACSGAAVTGSLQQPLRTKPSAFPPKGFNFNGFSHHINPTSVKPRLACIKASLVTGQPPSSVSVPVGEVEGRRSSFIDYSLSEADPEVRKIIDMEKERQFKSLELIASENFTSRAVMEAVGSCLTNKYSEGLPGKRYYGGNEYIDELETLCQKRALAAFHLDPKKWGVNVQPLSGSPANFEVYTAILNPHDRIMGLDLPHGGHLSHGFMTAKRRVSGTSIYFESMPYRLDESTGLVDYDMLEKTATLFRPKLIIAGASAYPRDFDYARMRKIADAAGAFLMMDMAHISGLVAASVLADPFEYCDIVTTTTHKSLRGPRGGMIFFKKEPVLGVDLESAINNAVFPGLQGGPHNHTIGGLTVSLKFAQSPEFKAYQNKVVSNCKALASRLIELGYKLVSGGSDNHLVLVDLRPMGIDGARVEKILDMASITLNKNSVPGDKSALVPGGIRIGSPAMTTRGFTEEEFKATADFINEGVQITLEAKRSAPGSKLQDFLNFVKSPDFPLKEKVSDLRRRVEALTTQFPLPGL, from the exons ATGCAGGCTTGTAGTGGAGCTGCTGTGACTGGGTCTCTACAACAACCTTTACGGACCAAGCCATCGGCCTTTCCTCCAAAAGGCTTTAATTTTAATGGATTTTCTCATCACATAAATCCAACTTCAGTTAAGCCTCGATTGGCCTGTATTAAAGCAAGTCTGGTCACTGGTCAGCCACCCTCTTCAGTGTCTGTCCCTGTTGGTGAAGTGGAag GTAGAAGAAGCAGCTTTATAGATTATAGTTTGAGTGAAGCTGATCCTGAAGTGCgcaaaattattgacatggagAAGGAGAGGCAGTTCAAAAGCCTTGAGCTTATTGCGTCAGAAAATTTTACATCACGGGCGGTTATGGAGGCAGTTGGGTCCTGCCTCACAAATAAATATTCTGAGGGGTTGCCTGGTAAAAG GTATTATGGTGGCAATGAGTATATTGATGAGCTCGAAACCTTATGTCAGAAAAGGGCTTTGGCTGCATTTCACCTGGATCCAAAGAAGTGGGGTGTTAATGTTCAACCTTTATCTGGTTCTCCTGCCAATTTTGAGGTTTACACTGCAATTCTCAATCCCCATGACAGGATAATG GGTTTGGACTTGCCTCATGGTGGGCACTTGTCTCATGGCTTCATGACTGCCAAACGACGGGTTTCTGGGACATCAATATACTTTGAGTCGATGCCCTATCGACTTGATGAATCAACAG GCCTTGTTGATTATGACATGCTGGAGAAAACAGCTACTCTCTTTAGGCCTAAACTCATAATTGCTGGTGCCAGTGCCTACCCCCGAGATTTTGACTATGCTCGTATGAGGAAG ATTGCAGATGCAGCTGGTGCTTTTCTTATGATGGATATGGCACACATAAGTGGTCTTGTTGCTGCTTCCGTGTTAGCAGACCCCTTTGAGTACTGTGATATAGTGACAACGACAACACACAAG TCCTTGCGAGGGCCAAGAGGTGGCAtgatctttttcaaaaaggaaccAGTTCTTGGAGTTGATTTAGAATCTGCCATCAATAATGCCGTTTTTCCGGGCTTACAG GGTGGTCCTCATAACCACACAATCGGGGGACTTACAGTTTCCTTAAAGTTTGCCCAGTCGCCTGAATTTAAGGCTTACCAGAACAAG GTTGTCTCTAATTGTAAAGCTCTTGCAAGCCGATTGATTGAATTAGGATACAAGCTGGTTTCTGGTGGGAGTGATAATCACCTTGTTCTTGTAGATCTGCGGCCAATG GGGATCGATGGTGCTCGGGTGGAGAAAATTCTTGATATGGCTTCCATCACCCTCAACAAGAACTCAGTTCCTG GTGACAAAAGTGCCCTAGTCCCTGGTGGCATAAGGATTGGGTCACCTGCTATGACAACCCGAGGTTTTACCGAGGAAGAGTTCAAAGCAACTGCGGACTTTATCAATGAAGGCGTTCAAATTACTCTTGAAGCTAAACGTTCTGCTCCGGGGTCAAAGCTTCAAGATTTTCTGAACTTTGTGAAATCTCCTGACTTCCCTTTGAAGGAAAAGGTCTCAGATCTTCGTCGGAGAGTGGAAGCTCTCACTACTCAGTTCCCTCTGCCTGGACTGTAA
- the LOC104449746 gene encoding U-box domain-containing protein 21 encodes MGDSGIDAACLDTEVAVPMPFRCPISLDLMKDPVTLPTGITYDRCSIERWIEAGNASCPVTKQPLGVGGGLYLIPNHALRKMIQSWCVENRSLGVERIPTPRIPVSPYEVSEACKRVAAAANRGDARRCGELVGKIKSWVKESERNKRCVTEGGAGDALSAALETFGSASAEGQHGGLLEEIVSALAHVRPASEEGLARLGSATSLHCILGFLNSDDLSSRQNAVLVLKEAISSDRIWHRALVDGIEEAMVRMIREPIGPTATNASLLTLFNMISQSPNSDKTTSKLLQLGLVPLLIDLLLDSSDKGVCERVLGVLDLLCESREGREEAFGHALTMPILVKKILRVSNLATDFAVAILWKLCKNEEGDDRRALIEAIQAGGFQKMLVLLQVGCGDGTKVNVRELLKLMHLHKDRVDCVDSSLDLKYLKRP; translated from the coding sequence ATGGGGGACTCGGGCATCGACGCGGCGTGCCTCGACACGGAGGTCGCCGTCCCCATGCCCTTCCGGTGCCCCATATCCCTCGACCTCATGAAGGACCCGGTCACGCTGCCCACCGGGATCACGTACGACCGCTGCAGCATCGAGAGGTGGATCGAGGCCGGCAATGCCAGCTGCCCCGTCACGAAGCAGCCGCTCGGGGTCGGCGGCGGGCTCTACCTCATCCCCAACCACGCGTTGAGGAAGATGATCCAGAGCTGGTGCGTCGAGAACCGCTCCCTCGGGGTGGAGAGGATCCCCACGCCGAGGATCCCCGTGTCGCCGTACGAGGTGTCGGAGGCTTGCAAGagggtcgccgccgccgccaaccgCGGCGACGCGAGGAGGTGCGGCGAACTGGTGGGGAAGATCAAGTCGTGGGTCAAGGAGAGCGAGCGGAACAAGCGGTGCGTGACGGAGGGCGGCGCCGGCGATGCGCTGTCGGCGGCGCTCGAGACGTTCGGGAGCGCCTCGGCGGAGGGACAGCACGGCGGGCTGCTCGAGGAGATCGTGTCGGCATTGGCGCACGTGAGGCCGGCCAGCGAGGAAGGTCTCGCCAGGCTAGGATCGGCGACGTCCTTACATTGCATCCTAGGATTCTTGAACTCCGACGACCTGTCCTCGAGGCAAAACGCGGTCCTGGTGCTAAAAGAAGCCATCTCGTCGGATCGGATCTGGCACAGGGCACTAGTCGATGGCATTGAAGAGGCAATGGTGAGGATGATCAGAGAGCCAATTGGCCCAACCGCAACAAATGCTTCTCTATTGACCCTGTTCAACATGATCTCTCAGTCTCCAAACAGTGACAAGACAACGTCCAAGTTACTGCAACTGGGTCTTGTCCCTCTGCTGATAGACCTTCTTCTGGACTCATCAGACAAAGGCGTGTGCGAGAGGGTCTTGGGAGTTCTTGACCTCCTCTGTGAGAGCAGAGAAGGGAGGGAGGAGGCCTTTGGCCATGCCTTGACCATGCCTATCTTGGTCAAGAAGATCCTGAGGGTGTCCAATTTGGCGACGGACTTCGCGGTTGCCATCCTGTGGAAGCTGTGCAAGAACGAAGAGGGTGATGACAGGAGAGCCCTGATAGAGGCGATCCAGGCGGGTGGGTTTCAGAAGATGTTGGTGCTGTTACAGGTGGGCTGTGGGGACGGCACGAAGGTGAACGTGAGAGAGCTGTTGAAGCTGATGCATCTGCACAAGGACCGGGTGGATTGTGTGGACTCTTCTCTGGATTTGAAGTATCTGAAAAGGCCATAG
- the LOC104449747 gene encoding zinc finger protein 4, with protein MKPTIDLEVEAVSENDSEISSQVASNLSNQEPSMGPSNDSLANSSYLISPSAVGSGSETVFLDLSLGCSNDESSGRDSVGVAFSSTSECSNEPESHPAAAGPTTSRVFSCNYCQRKFFSSQALGGHQNAHKRERTLAKRAMRMGMFSSQRYSSLASLPLHGSPTVRDLGIKAHSSVHQVHQGMLQQTRPHDLSSGPRFGDGFLGVPIFIEDDDVELLWPGSFRQAAQAHAPQPSFVLTGGSNISFVGVNPPSDAGNSAPDLTLKL; from the coding sequence ATGAAACCAACCATTGATCTGGAAGTGGAGGCCGTCTCGGAAAATGACTCTGAGATTAGTAGCCAAGTCGCCTCCAATCTATCCAATCAAGAGCCCTCCATGGGTCCCTCCAATGACAGCCTTGCTAACTCTTCCTACCTCATCAGCCCTTCGGCTGTTGGATCAGGTTCCGAAACTGTGTTCCTAGACTTGAGCCTTGGTTGCAGCAATGATGAGTCCAGCGGGAGGGATTCTGTAGGAGTCGCCTTCTCGAGCACCAGCGAATGTAGCAATGAGCCCGAATCTCATCCGGCAGCTGCAGGACCAACCACTTCAAGAGTCTTTTCTTGCAATTACTGTCAAAGGAAGTTTTTCAGCTCACAGGCACTCGGTGGCCATCAGAACGCGcacaagagagagaggaccCTGGCAAAGCGGGCAATGAGGATGGGCATGTTTTCTTCACAGAGATATTCCAGCTTGGCGTCTTTGCCTTTGCACGGGTCTCCCACTGTCAGGGATCTGGGGATCAAAGCGCATTCTTCCGTGCACCAGGTGCACCAAGGCATGTTGCAACAGACAAGACCACATGATCTGAGCAGTGGTCCAAGATTCGGAGACGGCTTTCTAGGTGTTCCGATCTTCATagaagatgatgatgttgaGCTGTTGTGGCCTGGCAGCTTCCGTCAGGCGGCACAAGCACACGCTCCTCAACCGAGTTTTGTTCTAACTGGAGGTTCTAACATAAGCTTCGTCGGGGTGAATCCACCATCTGATGCAGGCAATTCAGCTCCTGACTTGACACTGAAACTTTAA